A stretch of Microcoleus sp. FACHB-831 DNA encodes these proteins:
- a CDS encoding alpha/beta fold hydrolase: MKRLRRSLLLLSIFLIGLSWWGITFARSGLVVRSFERETIPLVYLAPQQAKAAPGVLIAHGYAGSKQLMLGYGHVLARAGYAVMLWDFNGHGANPNSLEGYQLKQNLNVALDALLEQPEVDRSRLALLGHSMGSGIVMSAGIEQVDRFAATIAVSPTGASITPQAPHNLQLQAGSWEGRFISNAQRLLAAGGETNANFAAGTARELVVVPNVEHITILFSDVSHQAALRWLNGTFNQSSSSDYVDRRMGWYGLHLLGWLLLLASIAPSIATWIETDGMKIHSAKRWGGLLLAPIAGAIALILLARSIQVQSLGGVQVGGAVGVWFVVAGVTWLALLARLPRPTFRTVGLGLILFAFLWMAFGAMAQVVWLQWWLIPTRLKLWLPLSAACLPWFLASGIAQQGSGRGERVGWWFAQSAILIGGFLLTLNFLPQLGFMFLLLPLFPPLIAVLSMVVALIDEAWISAIASALFFGWILAAGFPLSS; encoded by the coding sequence TTGAAGCGTCTACGGCGATCGCTCTTACTTCTATCAATCTTTCTGATCGGACTTTCGTGGTGGGGAATTACCTTTGCTAGAAGTGGACTGGTCGTGCGCTCCTTTGAACGCGAGACCATTCCTCTGGTATATCTCGCTCCCCAACAAGCAAAGGCTGCCCCTGGCGTTCTCATCGCTCATGGTTATGCAGGTTCTAAACAGTTGATGCTGGGCTACGGTCACGTACTTGCTCGTGCAGGCTATGCCGTGATGCTGTGGGACTTTAACGGGCATGGAGCAAACCCCAACTCTTTAGAAGGCTATCAGTTAAAGCAAAACTTGAATGTGGCTTTGGATGCCCTGCTAGAGCAGCCAGAAGTTGACCGCTCCCGTCTGGCGCTACTAGGGCACTCAATGGGCAGTGGAATAGTTATGTCTGCCGGAATTGAGCAAGTTGACCGCTTTGCCGCGACCATCGCTGTTTCTCCCACTGGCGCATCTATCACCCCCCAAGCTCCCCATAACCTACAACTTCAAGCAGGCAGTTGGGAAGGCAGATTTATCTCTAATGCTCAACGATTGCTGGCTGCTGGCGGCGAGACAAATGCTAACTTTGCCGCCGGAACTGCGCGAGAACTCGTGGTAGTGCCGAATGTGGAACATATCACGATTTTGTTTAGCGATGTCAGCCATCAAGCTGCTTTGCGCTGGCTCAATGGCACATTCAACCAGTCTAGTTCCAGTGATTATGTAGATCGCCGCATGGGATGGTACGGTTTGCATCTTCTGGGTTGGTTGCTGCTATTGGCATCAATTGCGCCTAGTATTGCCACTTGGATCGAGACTGACGGGATGAAAATCCACTCGGCTAAACGGTGGGGGGGACTGTTGCTTGCACCGATAGCAGGAGCGATCGCGCTAATTCTCCTAGCTCGAAGTATACAAGTACAAAGCTTGGGCGGCGTGCAGGTGGGCGGAGCTGTCGGAGTCTGGTTTGTCGTTGCAGGCGTAACCTGGCTGGCATTACTGGCTCGTCTACCTCGTCCCACCTTCCGGACAGTTGGATTGGGCTTGATACTATTCGCGTTTTTGTGGATGGCATTTGGTGCAATGGCACAGGTTGTCTGGCTGCAATGGTGGTTGATTCCAACACGGCTAAAACTCTGGCTGCCATTATCTGCCGCCTGTTTACCCTGGTTTTTAGCATCGGGTATCGCACAACAAGGCAGTGGGAGGGGAGAGCGCGTTGGCTGGTGGTTTGCTCAGAGTGCGATTTTGATTGGTGGCTTTTTGTTGACTCTGAACTTCTTGCCCCAATTGGGTTTCATGTTTTTATTATTGCCCCTGTTTCCGCCTTTGATTGCCGTTCTCTCAATGGTGGTTGCATTAATTGATGAAGCGTGGATTTCTGCGATCGCCAGCGCTCTTTTCTTCGGTTGGATTTTGGCGGCTGGCTTCCCACTTTCTAGCTAA
- a CDS encoding helix-turn-helix domain-containing protein codes for MVNLEDLLSQAESESLDFKREFHENKIDLLHDIICFANSYVEGDRYLVFGVADDKTIVGVQSDSKRKENADIQDFLSQSNFNRIPTISLQTIKYQSSLEIDILIIKNRPDKPFFLVEDKTYQGKTIRAGVIYTRLSDTNTPLKGSASEAQIELMWRERFGLLLPPLERMKLLLNDFKDWGSINEDTQLYHKQFPEFTVRQDKQINEPFAPEPWSACFPDTSAHSFEVELRYFETIIHKERFVSCDGGRYLIPLPKIERSNSERKFYIQQTSFAYKIAKIFWRYHPIDDALQKASIELR; via the coding sequence GTGGTTAATCTAGAGGATCTACTAAGTCAAGCAGAATCTGAAAGTCTTGACTTCAAGCGTGAGTTCCATGAGAACAAAATTGACCTGCTTCACGACATTATCTGTTTTGCGAATTCGTATGTAGAAGGAGATAGGTATCTAGTTTTTGGTGTTGCAGATGATAAGACTATCGTAGGTGTGCAATCTGATTCTAAGCGCAAGGAGAACGCTGATATTCAAGACTTTCTTAGTCAAAGCAATTTTAATCGCATTCCCACCATCAGCCTTCAAACTATCAAATATCAATCTAGCCTTGAAATTGATATTTTAATCATTAAAAACCGACCAGATAAACCTTTCTTTCTCGTTGAAGATAAAACTTATCAAGGCAAAACAATACGTGCAGGAGTTATTTATACGCGCCTAAGTGATACGAATACTCCGCTTAAAGGGTCAGCATCTGAAGCACAAATTGAATTAATGTGGCGTGAACGCTTTGGATTATTACTGCCGCCTTTAGAGAGAATGAAGCTACTGTTAAATGATTTTAAAGATTGGGGAAGCATTAATGAGGATACCCAACTTTATCATAAGCAGTTTCCAGAGTTTACAGTTCGTCAAGATAAGCAGATTAACGAGCCTTTTGCTCCTGAACCGTGGTCAGCTTGCTTTCCTGATACTAGCGCTCATAGCTTTGAAGTTGAACTTAGATATTTCGAGACAATTATTCATAAAGAAAGGTTTGTAAGCTGTGATGGTGGTCGGTATCTAATTCCTTTGCCTAAAATTGAAAGATCAAATTCAGAAAGGAAGTTTTATATTCAACAAACTTCCTTTGCCTATAAGATAGCTAAAATTTTCTGGCGATACCATCCTATAGACGATGCTCTACAGAAAGCGAGTATAGAGCTACGATAA
- a CDS encoding class I SAM-dependent methyltransferase, with the protein MDHQSKPAWAGDDLLSRFVNVLIQTKPIYAVMKQQARQVLIKTAEKNGISWRENYEKLQSSGIQQQLALMTNPDVIYPDYYHVPFHAYEEGNLCWDAAFEAESATHAMGLRVWPNEQLTWQEAQARLRGSFHQVLATHISQPVQDILDIGCSVGISTLALHRYYQKTQNIPVRTVGLDLSPYMLAVAKQRDANGEIAQWIHAKGEETGLGDRSFDLVTLQFVIHELPHHATEAIFHEALRLLRPGGYLAVVDNNPQSPVIQNLPPVLFTLMKSTEPWSDDFYTFNVEAAMQTVGFEYIATVASDPRHRTILSRKSV; encoded by the coding sequence ATCGATCATCAGAGTAAACCCGCTTGGGCGGGCGACGATCTCCTTTCCCGCTTCGTTAACGTCCTAATTCAGACCAAGCCGATCTATGCCGTGATGAAACAACAGGCAAGACAGGTGCTGATTAAGACAGCCGAGAAAAATGGCATTTCCTGGCGCGAGAACTACGAAAAACTGCAATCATCCGGAATTCAGCAGCAGCTAGCGCTGATGACAAATCCAGATGTCATTTATCCCGACTATTACCACGTACCATTCCATGCTTACGAGGAAGGCAACCTGTGCTGGGATGCAGCATTTGAAGCCGAATCAGCAACCCACGCGATGGGACTCCGGGTATGGCCTAACGAACAACTCACCTGGCAAGAGGCTCAAGCAAGGTTACGCGGTAGTTTCCATCAAGTTCTGGCTACGCATATTTCCCAGCCAGTGCAGGATATTCTCGACATCGGTTGTTCGGTTGGGATCTCAACGTTGGCGCTGCATCGCTATTACCAAAAAACTCAAAACATTCCCGTCCGCACCGTTGGCTTAGACTTATCGCCTTATATGCTGGCGGTTGCTAAACAGCGAGATGCGAACGGTGAAATTGCCCAATGGATTCACGCTAAAGGAGAGGAAACAGGATTAGGCGATCGCTCTTTTGATTTAGTGACCCTCCAGTTCGTCATCCACGAACTACCCCACCATGCAACAGAAGCCATTTTCCACGAAGCGCTGCGGTTGCTCCGTCCCGGCGGTTATTTGGCAGTGGTAGATAACAACCCGCAGTCCCCGGTTATTCAAAACCTTCCGCCCGTTCTCTTCACCTTAATGAAAAGTACAGAACCTTGGTCGGATGACTTCTACACCTTTAATGTGGAAGCAGCAATGCAGACTGTAGGATTTGAGTATATCGCGACGGTAGCCAGCGACCCGCGCCATCGCACAATTTTAAGCCGCAAATCTGTTTAG
- a CDS encoding spore photoproduct lyase family protein produces MSSLNAIADPTISSESSTHKARLWMPERVVFTPAALDEPWGQQILARVRSLNLPVEELSRNRLSGLRGETERETYDISKRTLAVVTAPPSSFKLSPIPPSADWQFHIAEGCPAHCQYCYLAGSLQGPPVIRVFANLPQILDNLAAYESSEKTTTFEVSCYTDPLGIEHLTGSLAECIRYFGTRDRAQLRWVSKFDGVDELLSLPHNNGTRCRISVNAAPISGRFEGGTASVTSRLQALRKLALPPKEGGGGYPVGIVIAPIMPIEEWELHYSQLFDAISAALDFDCDLTFELISHRFTPGSKEVLTQWYPHSKLDMDEENRSVKRNKFGGIKYVYDADTMKALRRFFEGEIAKRFPNGKILYWT; encoded by the coding sequence TTGTCGTCATTAAATGCGATCGCCGATCCTACGATTTCATCAGAGTCAAGCACCCACAAAGCGCGTTTGTGGATGCCAGAGCGAGTTGTATTCACCCCTGCTGCTTTAGACGAGCCTTGGGGACAGCAAATTTTGGCACGAGTGCGATCGCTCAACCTACCTGTCGAAGAACTCTCGCGAAACCGCCTTAGCGGACTGCGCGGAGAAACTGAGCGCGAAACCTACGATATTTCCAAGCGCACCCTGGCAGTTGTAACCGCACCCCCTAGCAGTTTCAAGCTGAGTCCTATTCCACCTTCTGCTGATTGGCAATTCCATATTGCTGAGGGTTGTCCGGCCCACTGTCAATATTGTTATCTAGCAGGTAGCCTTCAGGGGCCACCCGTGATTCGAGTATTCGCTAACTTACCGCAGATTTTAGATAACTTAGCTGCTTACGAAAGTTCTGAGAAGACGACCACATTTGAGGTGAGTTGCTATACCGATCCGCTTGGGATCGAGCATCTTACGGGTAGTTTAGCAGAGTGCATTCGCTACTTCGGTACTCGCGATCGCGCTCAGTTGCGCTGGGTGTCGAAGTTCGACGGTGTAGACGAGTTACTTTCTTTGCCTCATAACAATGGTACTCGTTGCCGGATAAGCGTGAATGCAGCTCCTATTTCTGGGCGCTTTGAGGGTGGTACTGCATCCGTTACTTCCCGACTGCAAGCATTGCGAAAATTAGCTTTACCCCCCAAAGAAGGAGGCGGGGGTTATCCAGTTGGTATAGTGATAGCGCCAATTATGCCCATTGAAGAGTGGGAGTTGCATTACAGTCAACTTTTTGACGCTATTAGTGCTGCTTTAGATTTCGACTGCGATTTAACGTTTGAGCTAATTTCTCACCGTTTTACTCCCGGTTCTAAGGAAGTGCTGACGCAGTGGTATCCTCATAGCAAGCTAGACATGGATGAGGAAAATCGCAGTGTCAAGCGGAATAAGTTTGGCGGCATCAAGTACGTCTATGATGCTGATACGATGAAGGCATTGCGTCGCTTTTTTGAGGGTGAAATTGCCAAGCGCTTTCCTAACGGTAAAATCCTCTACTGGACTTAA
- a CDS encoding FAD-dependent monooxygenase — MTQVVIVGAGPAGATLALILVQRGIAVKLVEASRTFGRVFRGEGLMPSGLDALKQMGLSSLLERIPHRALDAWEFTVENRFLFRVDEPIESGGQPCTLVSQPALLQALIDEASVYANFEFVQGNTVQDLLWSDRRVVGVKLGDGRELAATLVIGADGRNSTVRQRANLSLEQQSHNFDILWFKLADSPKFESENVFYSILQDRHAFGLFQSSEGNLQIGWALHEDDSSDWKQVNWPEMLASNSPPWLAEHIRTHADTIERPVLLSVVVGRCPSWWTSGLLLLGDAAHPMSPIRAQGINMAFRDVIVAANNLVPLLREGVGDAAIDVVLPKIQAERSPEIIRVQQLQSQEAAQAELLGKSALLRWGASQLAPLVRQPIRQSWLHRQRQLRQGVTPIKLTV; from the coding sequence ATGACTCAGGTTGTAATTGTTGGGGCTGGGCCTGCGGGGGCAACGCTTGCACTAATTCTCGTGCAACGCGGGATTGCGGTCAAACTGGTTGAAGCATCCCGCACCTTCGGGCGAGTATTTCGCGGTGAAGGACTAATGCCAAGCGGACTGGATGCGCTTAAACAAATGGGATTATCATCTTTGCTCGAACGCATACCCCATCGAGCTTTGGATGCCTGGGAATTTACGGTCGAAAACCGATTTTTATTTAGAGTGGATGAACCAATCGAATCGGGGGGTCAGCCTTGTACTCTTGTTTCACAGCCAGCCCTTCTTCAAGCGTTGATCGATGAGGCAAGCGTTTACGCCAATTTTGAATTTGTGCAGGGTAATACCGTGCAAGATTTGCTGTGGAGCGATCGCCGGGTTGTTGGCGTGAAGCTGGGCGATGGTCGAGAACTGGCTGCCACTCTCGTCATTGGAGCAGATGGCCGTAACTCAACTGTTCGTCAGCGAGCCAACTTATCCCTAGAACAACAATCCCATAACTTTGACATTCTTTGGTTCAAATTGGCAGATAGTCCCAAGTTTGAGTCCGAAAATGTCTTTTATTCCATTCTTCAAGATCGCCACGCCTTCGGACTGTTTCAAAGTTCCGAGGGAAATCTTCAGATAGGTTGGGCGCTGCATGAAGACGATTCGAGCGACTGGAAGCAAGTCAATTGGCCTGAAATGTTGGCGTCTAATTCACCCCCTTGGTTGGCCGAACATATCCGCACCCATGCAGACACGATTGAGCGACCCGTGTTGTTGTCTGTTGTGGTTGGTAGATGCCCTTCGTGGTGGACATCAGGCTTACTCCTCTTGGGCGATGCGGCTCATCCGATGTCGCCAATTCGCGCTCAAGGTATCAACATGGCGTTCCGGGATGTCATTGTTGCAGCAAATAATTTAGTCCCCCTATTGCGAGAGGGGGTAGGAGATGCAGCGATAGACGTTGTGTTGCCAAAGATTCAAGCAGAGCGATCGCCGGAAATTATTCGAGTACAGCAGCTTCAGAGTCAAGAAGCGGCTCAGGCGGAACTATTAGGTAAAAGTGCTTTACTCAGATGGGGGGCGAGTCAGCTAGCTCCTTTAGTTCGTCAACCTATTCGCCAGTCTTGGTTGCATCGACAGCGCCAGTTGCGTCAAGGAGTAACGCCGATTAAGTTAACAGTCTAA
- the msrA gene encoding peptide-methionine (S)-S-oxide reductase MsrA: MEKATFAAGCFWKVEDSFRYLKGVLSTAVGYTGGHWPHPCYLDVCARVTGHAEAVQLEYDPRQVSYEELLDVFWNCHDPTQFNRQGPDRGEQYRSVIFCHTQEQFEAASNSKEKLRQSGKYEQEIVTKIQPASEFYLAEEEHQQYLEKKRRKLKQIEA, from the coding sequence ATGGAAAAAGCTACATTTGCAGCAGGCTGTTTTTGGAAAGTAGAAGACTCCTTCCGTTATCTCAAAGGCGTTCTATCAACAGCAGTAGGTTACACCGGAGGACATTGGCCTCACCCTTGCTATTTAGACGTATGTGCTAGGGTTACGGGTCATGCTGAAGCCGTACAGCTTGAGTATGACCCCAGGCAGGTTAGCTATGAAGAACTATTGGATGTATTTTGGAATTGTCACGATCCTACGCAATTCAACCGACAAGGGCCAGACCGAGGAGAACAATACAGATCGGTAATTTTCTGCCACACTCAAGAGCAATTCGAGGCTGCCAGCAATTCTAAGGAAAAGTTGCGGCAGTCGGGCAAGTACGAACAGGAAATCGTGACGAAAATTCAACCAGCTAGCGAGTTCTATCTAGCAGAGGAGGAGCATCAACAGTATTTAGAGAAGAAACGGCGGAAGTTAAAACAAATAGAAGCATAG
- a CDS encoding endonuclease/exonuclease/phosphatase family protein, which translates to MPMQLKQAGKLLFSLSFWVNLLAGSVAIAMLACYASPFWWALAMLEHFRSQYCLVLTVALFVGLISRKPWRMTPWSLLWTILLFANASLLLPVFVGSVQSAEDATSVAASPPTLLRVLHTTLNRDNTDITKAIEYINQQAPDIVSLVEVTPQSLPQFQVGLAGYQLVIGEPRTNSHGSAWFVSKQPSSSVTIQESEVIHLPANSDRPLVRVTIAIAGKTIELLCFHAIRPRDANTVNYQQVEFAALAKWSQNLRQNGQHNIIAIGDFNSTPWYGAFRKLLHDSELINSQNGFGLQPTWHSGLPALLRLPIDHCLHSRSFITVDRSIGPNVGSDHLPLLVALRF; encoded by the coding sequence ATGCCAATGCAATTGAAGCAGGCAGGCAAGTTGCTGTTCTCACTTTCATTTTGGGTCAATCTTCTGGCTGGTAGCGTGGCGATCGCTATGCTTGCGTGCTACGCGAGTCCGTTTTGGTGGGCCTTAGCGATGCTGGAACATTTCCGGTCGCAATACTGCCTGGTTCTTACGGTTGCCCTATTTGTCGGGCTAATTTCTCGTAAGCCTTGGCGAATGACACCCTGGAGTTTGCTGTGGACAATTCTCCTGTTCGCGAACGCTAGCTTGCTGTTGCCAGTATTTGTCGGATCTGTTCAGAGTGCAGAGGATGCAACTAGCGTTGCAGCTAGTCCTCCCACTCTGCTGCGAGTGCTTCATACTACGCTGAATCGCGACAATACTGATATTACCAAAGCTATTGAATACATCAATCAGCAGGCTCCAGACATCGTTTCGTTAGTGGAAGTCACCCCTCAATCTTTACCTCAGTTTCAAGTAGGTTTAGCAGGCTATCAACTGGTAATTGGGGAACCTCGAACTAATAGTCATGGCAGTGCTTGGTTCGTGTCTAAGCAACCGTCAAGCTCAGTCACAATACAAGAATCAGAAGTAATTCACTTACCTGCGAATAGCGATCGCCCTCTGGTTAGGGTAACGATCGCTATTGCCGGAAAAACCATTGAGCTGCTTTGTTTTCATGCAATTCGTCCCCGCGATGCTAATACTGTGAATTATCAGCAGGTGGAGTTTGCAGCGCTTGCCAAATGGAGTCAAAATTTGCGCCAGAACGGGCAGCATAATATCATCGCTATTGGCGATTTCAACAGTACGCCTTGGTACGGAGCATTCCGAAAACTACTGCACGACAGCGAACTAATTAACTCGCAAAATGGGTTTGGGTTGCAACCTACCTGGCATAGCGGTCTACCAGCCTTGCTGAGGCTGCCCATAGATCATTGCTTGCACAGCCGTTCTTTTATTACAGTAGATCGGAGTATAGGCCCGAACGTTGGCTCAGATCACTTACCGTTGCTAGTTGCCTTGCGCTTTTGA
- a CDS encoding response regulator: protein MRILIVEDDELAAKALVTVLSNQNYAVEVATDGQAGWALVEAFAYDLVMLDVVLPKLDGISLCQRLRQSGYQMPILLLTGRDSSHDKVVGLDAGADDYVVKPFEPEELVARVRALLRRGSSTSLPVLEWGELRLDPTSCEVSYGTRPIQVTPKEYSLLELLLRNNRRVFSCGMILEHLWSYEETPGEEAVRTHIKGLRQKLKAAGAPTDLIETVYGIGYRLKPLEVIELPPTSPETTEKTRQQTLSALAGIWERFKGKISEQVSVIEQATTALSNETLDRELRDRAESEAHTLAGGLGTFGFTKGSQLARKIERLFQNEFSQKEVKQLRKLVGALRQEIELPPEKYVSTTETHKDERPLLLVVDGDRALTLELVNAADIQGIRAEIATNLSEARKAIAQKHPNVVLLDLSVSRTTEDSLTLLAELSKQTPPVPVLVFTTEDSLTTRIEAARLGGRAFLQKTVSPAQVLEAVSEVLQQVSSTQARVMVVDDDPQILATLRRLLEPWGIKVTTLDDPQRFWETLEATQPDLLILDIKMPQVSGVELCRVVRNDCQWGGLPILFLTAYTDADTVNQVFSIGADDFVSKPIVGPELVTRIINRLERIKLLRSLAETDPLTRVSNRRKSTQDLDKFLSKAQHQAQPLCLAILDLDRFKEINERYGHATGDAVLRRVGELLLRSALRSSASRSLRGEDVVSRWGGDEFVIGMYGMTKFDGQQRLMDVLETLHLEEFTATDHTKFRVTFSAGVAQYPEDGTEVQSLYRSADAALYQAKTVGRDRVLRCESI, encoded by the coding sequence ATGAGGATTCTCATCGTAGAGGATGACGAGTTGGCTGCCAAAGCGCTCGTTACAGTCCTATCCAACCAAAACTATGCTGTTGAAGTCGCAACCGATGGTCAAGCGGGTTGGGCGCTAGTGGAAGCCTTTGCGTATGACTTGGTAATGCTTGATGTTGTATTACCCAAGCTAGATGGTATAAGCCTTTGCCAGCGACTGCGACAATCTGGCTATCAAATGCCGATTCTATTGCTGACTGGCCGAGACAGCAGCCACGATAAAGTTGTTGGGTTAGATGCAGGTGCAGACGATTATGTAGTCAAACCCTTTGAGCCAGAAGAATTGGTGGCTCGCGTTCGGGCATTATTGCGCCGGGGTAGTTCGACTTCGCTACCTGTGCTGGAGTGGGGAGAGTTGCGGCTCGATCCTACTAGCTGTGAAGTCAGTTATGGAACGCGCCCTATACAGGTGACGCCAAAGGAGTATTCTCTCTTGGAACTCCTTCTAAGAAACAATCGCCGCGTGTTTAGCTGCGGGATGATTCTCGAACACCTGTGGTCGTATGAGGAAACTCCTGGAGAGGAAGCGGTTAGAACTCACATTAAGGGTTTGCGGCAGAAGTTGAAAGCAGCGGGCGCTCCGACCGACCTAATTGAGACGGTTTATGGGATTGGTTATCGCTTAAAACCCTTAGAAGTTATTGAATTGCCGCCAACTTCTCCAGAGACAACCGAGAAAACTCGGCAGCAGACGCTCTCGGCGTTAGCTGGGATCTGGGAGCGATTTAAGGGCAAGATTAGCGAGCAAGTATCGGTCATTGAGCAAGCTACTACCGCGCTGTCGAACGAGACACTGGATCGGGAATTACGCGATCGCGCCGAAAGCGAAGCTCATACCTTGGCTGGCGGATTGGGCACTTTTGGTTTTACTAAAGGTTCGCAGTTAGCTCGCAAGATTGAACGCTTATTTCAAAATGAATTTAGCCAAAAAGAGGTCAAACAACTCCGTAAACTGGTGGGAGCGTTGCGCCAAGAAATCGAGCTTCCTCCAGAAAAATATGTTTCCACGACGGAGACGCATAAGGATGAACGACCTTTATTATTGGTGGTCGATGGCGATCGCGCTCTTACCCTCGAATTAGTTAACGCAGCGGATATTCAAGGAATACGCGCAGAAATAGCGACGAATTTATCTGAAGCTAGAAAGGCGATCGCTCAGAAACATCCTAATGTCGTGCTGCTTGACCTCTCGGTTTCCAGAACCACTGAAGATAGCTTGACGCTACTAGCAGAACTAAGCAAGCAGACACCACCCGTACCCGTTTTAGTCTTCACAACCGAAGATAGTTTAACGACTCGGATAGAAGCTGCTCGGTTGGGCGGACGTGCCTTTCTACAGAAAACAGTATCACCCGCTCAAGTGCTAGAGGCAGTTAGTGAGGTGCTGCAACAGGTAAGCTCAACCCAAGCGAGGGTGATGGTTGTGGATGACGATCCGCAGATTCTTGCTACTCTGCGGAGATTACTTGAGCCTTGGGGTATTAAGGTAACGACGCTTGATGACCCACAGCGGTTTTGGGAAACTCTGGAAGCTACTCAGCCAGATCTACTGATTTTGGATATCAAGATGCCCCAAGTAAGCGGCGTAGAACTGTGCCGGGTGGTGCGTAACGATTGCCAGTGGGGGGGATTGCCAATTTTGTTTCTGACCGCTTACACCGATGCCGATACCGTGAATCAGGTGTTTTCTATAGGTGCTGATGACTTTGTGAGCAAGCCGATTGTTGGGCCAGAATTGGTCACGCGGATTATCAACCGCCTGGAGAGAATCAAGCTCCTGCGGAGTCTAGCAGAAACAGACCCGCTTACGCGAGTGTCCAACCGTCGCAAGTCAACCCAAGACTTAGATAAGTTCCTGAGCAAGGCTCAACATCAAGCTCAACCTCTATGCCTCGCTATCCTAGATTTGGATCGTTTTAAGGAAATTAACGAGCGCTACGGTCATGCGACGGGAGATGCGGTGTTACGCCGAGTGGGAGAACTGCTGTTGCGATCTGCGCTTCGCAGCAGCGCTTCGCGATCGCTTCGCGGGGAAGATGTTGTATCGCGTTGGGGTGGAGATGAATTTGTCATTGGTATGTACGGAATGACAAAATTTGATGGGCAACAAAGATTGATGGATGTGCTAGAAACTCTGCACTTAGAGGAATTTACTGCCACCGACCATACCAAGTTTCGGGTAACGTTCAGCGCGGGTGTAGCGCAGTATCCTGAAGATGGTACTGAAGTGCAATCTTTGTATCGATCGGCAGACGCCGCACTTTATCAAGCCAAAACAGTTGGGCGCGATCGCGTGTTAAGGTGCGAATCAATATGA